One part of the bacterium genome encodes these proteins:
- a CDS encoding PorV/PorQ family protein, giving the protein MMRKTVKLMLALSLTAAPALAAKYAGEFLSFGMGGRALGLGGAYVSIADDGFASYWNPAATALSSHQMIFNHSSNFDGLLTYDALGYSRPVKNGGLGLVFIRLSIKGIPYTNDALIDINGNGLMDPGERLDYGLITEIQDAESALFLNYSRMYRKDVFWGANLKLVNKSVGSNSAWGIGLDAGVLARLPHELRLGLNLQDITTTYLAWDTGEKEIISPAARLGLSWNPVLAGAKALTVSAGFDIRFEGRRTASQYYVGNLSADTHYGLEYVLKQRLALRLGSDLGRLAAGAGLVLGRFSFDYAYLGSQDLGNSTRLSASLNF; this is encoded by the coding sequence ATGATGCGCAAAACAGTAAAATTGATGCTGGCTCTCAGCCTGACCGCCGCTCCGGCCCTGGCGGCCAAATATGCCGGGGAGTTTTTGAGCTTTGGCATGGGGGGCCGGGCCCTGGGGCTGGGCGGGGCGTATGTCTCCATCGCCGACGACGGGTTCGCCTCCTACTGGAACCCGGCGGCCACCGCCCTTTCCAGCCACCAGATGATCTTCAACCATTCCTCCAACTTTGACGGCCTTTTGACCTATGACGCCCTGGGATACAGCCGCCCGGTCAAGAACGGCGGACTGGGGCTGGTGTTCATCAGGCTTTCCATCAAGGGAATTCCCTATACCAACGACGCTTTGATCGACATCAACGGCAACGGCCTGATGGATCCCGGCGAGCGGCTGGACTACGGCCTGATCACCGAGATCCAGGACGCCGAATCGGCCCTGTTCCTTAATTACAGCCGGATGTACCGCAAGGATGTTTTCTGGGGCGCCAATCTGAAATTGGTCAACAAATCCGTCGGCTCCAACAGCGCCTGGGGCATAGGCCTGGATGCCGGGGTTTTAGCCCGGCTGCCTCACGAACTTCGTTTGGGACTAAACCTGCAGGACATCACCACCACCTACCTGGCCTGGGACACCGGAGAAAAGGAGATCATCTCCCCGGCCGCCCGGCTGGGTCTCTCCTGGAATCCGGTATTGGCCGGTGCCAAGGCCCTGACCGTCTCTGCCGGTTTTGATATCAGGTTTGAAGGGCGGCGGACAGCCTCGCAGTATTATGTGGGAAATCTGAGCGCCGACACCCACTATGGCCTGGAATATGTCTTAAAACAAAGGCTGGCCCTGCGGCTGGGCTCCGACCTGGGGCGGCTGGCGGCCGGGGCAGGCCTGGTGCTGGGACGCTTCAGTTTTGATTATGCCTATCTGGGCAGCCAGGACCTGGGAAACAGCACCCGTCTTTCAGCTTCTTTGAACTTTTAA